The Panicum virgatum strain AP13 chromosome 5K, P.virgatum_v5, whole genome shotgun sequence genome has a window encoding:
- the LOC120709276 gene encoding probable NADPH:quinone oxidoreductase 1, which translates to MEAAAVKPVLRVAAICGSLRKASFNRGLLRAAAEVCEDSIPGLRVHHLDISDLPIINTDLETDAGFPPAVEAFRANVSQADCFLFAAPEYNYSISTPLKNALDWASRGKNCWADKPAAIVSAGGGFGGGRSQYHLRQVGVFLDLHFINKPELFVQAFQQPPKFDSDGNLIDDQIRERLKQVLLSLQAFTLRLQKD; encoded by the exons ATGGAAGCCGCGGCGGTCAAGCccgtcctccgcgtcgccgccaTCTGCGGCTCCCTCCGCAAGGCCTCCTTCAaccgcggcctcctccgcgccg CCGCGGAGGTGTGCGAGGACTCCATCCCCGGCCTGCGCGTCCACCACCTCGACATCTCCGACCTGCCCATCATCAACACCGACCTCGAGACCGACGCCGGCTTCCCGCCCGCCGTCGAGGCCTTCCGCGCCAACGTCTCCCAGGCCGACTGCTTCCTCTTCGCCGCGCCCGAGTACAACTACTCCATCTCAA CCCCCCTGAAGAACGCACTTGACTGGGCATCTAGAGGAAAGAACTGTTGGGCAGACAAACCTGCTGCGATTGTCAGTGCAGGAGGTGGCTTTGGAGGAGGGAGATCACAATACCATCTCCGCCAGGTTGGAGTGTTCTTGGATCTTCATTTCATCAACAAGCCGGAACTATTCGTCCAAGCATTTCAGCAGCCGCCGAAGTTTGATAGTGATGGAAATCTGATTGACGATCAAATCAGAGAGAGGCTGAAGCAAGTGCTCTTATCTCTTCAGGCCTTCACACTCAGGCTCCAGAAGGACTGA
- the LOC120710330 gene encoding AT-hook motif nuclear-localized protein 21-like, protein MADEGARASRAELIEPAAAPAEPVFARKPRGRPSGSKNKPKPPVVVVTERESEGTMRPVVLELAAGCDVVAAVAAFARRRRVGVSVLCGRGAVAAVRLRLATSPTTATAVTLHGRFEVMSLSGTVLPSEGPASAPPPFSVSLAGAAGQVIGGTLAGEMTAADGINKGI, encoded by the coding sequence ATGGCTGACGAGGGTGCGCGGGCGTCCCGCGCGGAGCTGATCgagccggccgcggcgccggcggagcccGTCTTCGCGAGGAAGCCTCGGGGACGTCCTTCGGGGTCCAAGAACAAGCCCAAGccgccggtggtggtggtgacggAGAGGGAGAGCGAGGGCACGATGCGGCCCGTGGTGCTGGAGCTCGCGGCGGGCTGCGACGTGGTCGCTGCGGTGGCCGCgttcgcgcgccgccgccgcgtgggcGTGTCCGTGCTctgcggccgcggggccgtcgccgccgtccggcTCCGCCTCGCGACCTCCCCGACCACGGCCACCGCGGTGACGCTGCACGGCCGGTTCGAGGTGATGTCCCTGTCCGGGACCGTGCTGCCGTCCGAGGGGccggcctcggcgccgccgccgttctcgGTGTCGCtggcgggggcggccgggcaGGTCATCGGTGGGACGCTGGCCGGGGAGATGACGGCCGCGGACGGCATCAACAAAGGAATCTGA
- the LOC120709278 gene encoding probable DNA gyrase subunit A, chloroplastic/mitochondrial isoform X5, with protein sequence MLGTLEASSATNLLCSVLKVDFIPNFDNSQREPSLLLARVPSLLLNGSSGIAVGMATNIPPHNLGELVDALSVIIQKPEATNHPAAEIAALPPPATTDTEEDRAAAATPADNDPSITVP encoded by the exons ATGCTAGGAA CACTTGAAG CCTCCTCAGCTACGAATCTCTTGTGCTCTGTATTAAAG GTTGACTTCATACCAAACTTTGATAACTCACAGAGGGAGCCATCTCTGCTGCTGGCTCGTGTTCCATCTCTATTGTTGAATGGTTCTTCTGGGATTGCG GTTGGAATGGCAACAAACATTCCTCCTCACAATCTGGGGGAGCTTGTTGATGCACTTTCTGTTATAATTCAAAAGCCTGAAGCCACA AACCACCCAGCGGCTGAGATtgctgctctgccgccgccggccaccactgACACCGAGGAGGATCGCGCAGCGGCCGCCACACCAGCCGACAACGATCCCTCCATCACAGTACCGTAG